One Sulfurihydrogenibium sp. DNA segment encodes these proteins:
- a CDS encoding thioesterase family protein, with protein sequence MKKENKLIYKRKVNFYETDAQGIVHHSNYPRYFEEARGYYLEHIGFPYYKLREELRVDVVLLSLNVQYLKPVYFGDELEIRFFIIEKDKFFFKFKYEVFSNEELKTVGETKHCCLNRDTRKIIKIPQILYERMV encoded by the coding sequence TTGAAGAAAGAGAATAAGTTAATCTATAAAAGAAAAGTTAATTTTTATGAAACAGACGCCCAGGGGATAGTACATCACTCAAACTATCCCCGGTATTTTGAGGAAGCAAGAGGATATTATTTAGAACATATAGGTTTTCCTTATTACAAATTAAGAGAAGAGTTAAGAGTCGATGTAGTCCTCTTGTCTTTAAACGTCCAATATCTAAAACCAGTCTATTTTGGAGATGAGTTAGAAATCAGGTTCTTTATCATAGAAAAAGATAAATTTTTCTTTAAATTTAAATATGAAGTTTTTTCAAATGAAGAATTAAAGACAGTTGGAGAGACGAAACACTGCTGTCTAAATAGAGATACAAGAAAAATAATTAAAATTCCACAAATTCTTTATGAGAGAATGGTATAA
- the hisS gene encoding histidine--tRNA ligase: MLEKIQKIRGFQDIYGENAKKYRYIVDTFRKTFLDYNFQEIILPYVEDISLFKRSVGEATDIVQKEMYVFTDKGGRDVALRPEGTAGCVRAYIEEKMYAEGGYHKLFYEGAMFRYERPQAGRYRQFHQIGAEILGVSSYLADVELISMVYKILKNLKIDFRLEINTLGDFQSRKEYISKLIEYLKNYENSLCQDCKRRIHENPLRVLDCKVESCKEITKDAPKITESLPKEAIERFEKIKESLKAIGVDFIENPRLVRGLDYYTHTVFEFISQEIGSQGTIAAGGRYDNLVEQLGGPPTPALGFAAGIERLILLFKDLPPEKPLIVIIPLNQDYYIQALKLSEKTREKHIQTELLLKEGSLKSMLKTANKFNAKYVIFVSDKLEFKDMASGDQEIFINEEDLIDVLLSKL, from the coding sequence CAAAAAATCAGAGGATTTCAGGATATATACGGAGAAAACGCAAAAAAATACAGATACATAGTAGATACATTCAGAAAAACATTTTTAGATTATAATTTCCAAGAGATAATCCTTCCTTACGTTGAAGATATATCGTTATTCAAAAGGTCTGTTGGTGAGGCAACAGACATAGTCCAAAAAGAGATGTACGTTTTTACAGATAAAGGCGGTAGAGATGTTGCACTTAGACCGGAGGGTACAGCGGGTTGCGTTAGAGCTTACATAGAAGAAAAGATGTACGCAGAAGGTGGATACCATAAACTGTTTTATGAAGGAGCAATGTTTAGATACGAAAGACCACAAGCGGGAAGATATAGACAGTTTCATCAAATCGGAGCAGAAATATTAGGAGTTTCTTCATACTTAGCGGATGTTGAGCTTATCAGCATGGTTTACAAAATACTTAAAAATCTTAAAATAGACTTTAGACTTGAAATAAATACACTTGGCGATTTTCAATCAAGAAAAGAGTATATATCAAAGCTGATTGAATATTTAAAAAATTATGAAAACTCTTTATGTCAAGACTGTAAAAGAAGAATTCATGAAAATCCACTTAGAGTTTTAGATTGTAAGGTAGAAAGCTGTAAAGAGATAACAAAAGATGCACCAAAAATAACAGAAAGCCTTCCAAAAGAAGCAATAGAAAGATTTGAAAAGATAAAAGAAAGCTTAAAAGCTATCGGCGTTGATTTTATAGAAAATCCAAGACTTGTTAGAGGTCTTGATTATTACACGCATACTGTTTTTGAGTTTATCTCTCAGGAAATAGGTTCTCAGGGGACAATTGCAGCAGGTGGAAGATATGATAATCTTGTAGAACAACTCGGAGGACCACCAACGCCAGCACTTGGCTTTGCAGCAGGTATAGAGAGACTTATCTTGTTATTCAAAGACCTGCCACCGGAAAAACCATTAATCGTAATCATTCCTTTAAACCAAGATTATTATATACAAGCTTTAAAACTTTCAGAAAAGACACGAGAAAAGCATATTCAAACAGAACTGCTCTTAAAAGAAGGAAGTTTAAAATCAATGCTAAAAACAGCAAATAAATTTAATGCTAAGTACGTAATTTTTGTATCAGATAAATTAGAGTTTAAAGATATGGCATCAGGCGACCAGGAAATATTTATAAACGAAGAAGACTTAATAGATGTCTTACTTTCTAAGTTGTAA
- the acnB gene encoding bifunctional aconitate hydratase 2/2-methylisocitrate dehydratase, giving the protein MGFLKEYKKHMEERAKLGIPPLPLTADQVKEVVKLLQQVPIVEEEFLMDLLENRVNPGVDEGAFVKASFLNDIIQGKAHSPAITPKKAVQILGTMMGGYNIKPLIDALSHKDPEVAQEAANALKNILLVYDAFNDVVELAKTNKYAKEVLESWANAEWFLNKEPLPEKITAIVFKVPGETNTDDFSPATEAQTRSDIPLHALSMLKAKMPDAIEKINELKKSGYPVAFVGDVVGTGSSRKSAANSLIWHIGKDIPHVPNKRTGGIVIGGIIAPIFFNTLEDSGALPIEADVTKLETGDIIEIYPYEGKIVKNGEVVSTFKLKPNTLPDEVRAGGRIPLIIGRGLTRKAREVLGMPEENIFIRPEQPPEKEGVGYTLAQKIVGKACGMPGVRPGMYVEPQTLTVGSQDTTGPMTRDEIKELSALSFGADFVLQSFCHTAAYPKPADIKLHRTLPQFIVSRGGVSLRPGDGIIHSWLNRMVLPDTVGTGGDSHTRFPIGISFAAGSGLVAFAAVTGTMPLVMPESVLVRFKGEIQPGITIRDLVNAIPYYAIKQGLLTVEKKGKKNIFAGRILEIEGLPFLKVEQAFEFTDASAERSAAACTVRLDKEPVIEFIESNIKLIEAMIKAGYQDARTLQRRADKMKAWLDNPVLLEPDENAEYAAVIEIDLNEIKEPIVACPNDPDDVATLSEVLADERRPKYIDEVFVGSCMTNIGHFRAVGEILRGEGQIPTRLWIVPPTKMDERQLREEGYYAIYAAAGARTEVPGCSLCMGNQARVKDGAVVFSTSTRNFDNRMGKDAKVYLGSAELAAICAVLGRLPTLEEYHNIMAKKIAGKEDEIYRYLNFHELPEEELEYLTA; this is encoded by the coding sequence ATGGGATTTTTGAAAGAGTATAAAAAGCATATGGAAGAAAGAGCAAAGCTTGGGATTCCGCCTTTACCACTCACAGCAGACCAAGTAAAAGAAGTGGTAAAGCTGTTACAACAAGTTCCTATTGTAGAAGAAGAGTTCTTGATGGACCTTCTTGAAAACAGAGTTAACCCTGGTGTTGACGAAGGAGCTTTTGTTAAGGCATCATTTTTAAATGATATCATTCAAGGAAAAGCTCACTCACCGGCTATCACACCCAAAAAAGCTGTTCAAATTCTTGGAACTATGATGGGTGGATACAATATTAAGCCTTTAATTGACGCACTTAGCCATAAAGACCCAGAGGTTGCACAAGAAGCTGCAAACGCTTTAAAAAATATCTTACTTGTTTATGATGCATTTAACGATGTAGTTGAACTTGCAAAAACAAATAAGTATGCCAAAGAAGTTTTAGAGTCTTGGGCAAATGCAGAATGGTTTTTAAATAAAGAGCCACTTCCTGAAAAAATAACCGCAATTGTCTTTAAAGTTCCTGGTGAAACAAACACTGATGATTTTTCTCCGGCAACAGAAGCACAAACAAGAAGCGATATTCCTCTTCACGCGTTAAGCATGCTGAAAGCAAAAATGCCAGATGCGATAGAAAAGATAAACGAGCTCAAAAAATCAGGATACCCGGTTGCATTTGTTGGTGATGTAGTCGGTACAGGTTCAAGTAGAAAATCAGCTGCTAACTCTTTAATTTGGCATATAGGAAAGGATATTCCGCACGTTCCAAACAAAAGAACAGGTGGTATTGTAATCGGTGGCATCATTGCTCCGATATTCTTTAATACACTTGAAGACTCGGGAGCATTACCTATCGAAGCTGATGTAACAAAATTAGAAACAGGGGATATTATTGAAATATATCCATATGAAGGAAAAATCGTTAAAAATGGTGAAGTTGTATCTACATTCAAATTAAAGCCAAATACATTGCCTGATGAAGTTAGAGCTGGAGGTAGAATTCCATTAATCATAGGTAGAGGATTAACAAGAAAAGCAAGAGAAGTTCTTGGAATGCCAGAAGAAAACATATTCATCAGACCAGAACAACCACCAGAAAAAGAAGGTGTTGGTTATACACTTGCTCAGAAAATCGTAGGTAAAGCCTGCGGAATGCCGGGTGTAAGACCGGGTATGTATGTTGAGCCACAAACTCTAACAGTAGGTAGTCAAGATACAACCGGACCAATGACAAGAGATGAGATAAAAGAACTTTCAGCTTTAAGCTTTGGTGCTGACTTTGTACTTCAAAGCTTTTGTCATACGGCTGCATATCCAAAGCCAGCAGACATTAAACTACACAGAACATTACCGCAATTTATTGTAAGCAGAGGCGGTGTATCTTTAAGACCTGGCGATGGTATCATTCACTCATGGTTAAATAGAATGGTATTACCTGATACTGTAGGAACAGGTGGAGATAGTCATACAAGATTTCCTATTGGAATCTCATTTGCAGCAGGTTCTGGACTTGTTGCATTTGCAGCAGTAACAGGCACAATGCCATTGGTAATGCCAGAATCTGTATTAGTAAGATTCAAAGGAGAAATCCAGCCTGGTATTACAATAAGAGACCTTGTTAATGCTATACCTTACTATGCTATAAAACAAGGACTTTTAACAGTTGAGAAAAAAGGAAAGAAAAATATCTTTGCCGGCAGAATCTTAGAGATTGAAGGATTGCCATTCTTAAAAGTTGAACAAGCATTTGAATTTACAGATGCATCTGCTGAAAGGAGTGCAGCAGCATGTACAGTAAGATTAGATAAAGAGCCAGTGATTGAATTCATTGAGTCTAACATTAAGCTTATTGAAGCTATGATTAAGGCGGGTTATCAAGATGCAAGAACACTTCAAAGAAGAGCTGATAAAATGAAAGCATGGCTTGATAATCCAGTTCTCTTGGAGCCGGACGAAAACGCAGAGTATGCAGCTGTTATCGAAATAGACTTAAATGAAATAAAAGAGCCGATCGTTGCATGTCCAAATGACCCGGATGACGTTGCTACATTATCGGAAGTTCTTGCAGATGAAAGAAGACCTAAATATATAGATGAAGTATTTGTTGGTAGCTGTATGACAAACATCGGACATTTCAGAGCTGTTGGAGAGATATTAAGAGGAGAAGGACAAATTCCTACAAGATTGTGGATTGTCCCACCTACAAAAATGGACGAAAGACAACTTAGAGAAGAAGGATACTACGCTATATACGCAGCAGCTGGAGCAAGAACAGAAGTGCCCGGATGTAGCTTATGTATGGGTAACCAAGCAAGAGTGAAAGATGGAGCTGTAGTATTCTCTACAAGCACAAGAAACTTTGATAACAGAATGGGTAAAGATGCGAAAGTATACTTAGGAAGTGCTGAACTTGCAGCTATATGTGCCGTCCTTGGTAGACTTCCAACCTTAGAAGAGTATCACAACATCATGGCTAAGAAAATAGCCGGAAAAGAAGATGAAATCTACAGATACTTAAACTTCCATGAATTGCCGGAGGAAGAGTTAGAATACTTAACTGCATAA
- the rfaE1 gene encoding D-glycero-beta-D-manno-heptose-7-phosphate kinase: MITKERAVDLISRFPDITVGVIGDIILDKYLWGDVERISPEAPVPVVDVKKETVSLGGASNVANNIASLDAKAYMIGVVGDDENAKIIENLIKSKNINPVLIKDKSRPTIEKTRIIAVSQQLLRIDREDRSKLSAEIEDKIINEIENIKDKINVFIVSDYGKGVITQRIMDFIKSLNKPIFVDPKPSNYQLYKHATILTPNKKEAYESIKADKNTDLELVGRKIMSDLELNQLLITLGGEGMALFEGDKILRIPTKAKKVFDVTGAGDTVISVLALARLAGGTWEESASLANTAAGYVVGEIGTATVSRDILIDLIG; the protein is encoded by the coding sequence ATGATTACAAAAGAAAGAGCAGTCGATTTAATCAGCAGGTTTCCGGATATTACTGTTGGGGTTATTGGAGATATTATTCTTGATAAATACTTATGGGGGGATGTAGAAAGGATATCTCCTGAGGCTCCTGTTCCCGTTGTAGATGTAAAAAAAGAGACTGTATCTCTCGGTGGTGCATCAAATGTTGCAAATAATATAGCTTCCTTAGATGCTAAAGCTTATATGATTGGCGTAGTAGGAGATGACGAAAACGCAAAAATTATTGAGAATTTAATAAAATCAAAAAACATAAATCCAGTCTTAATAAAAGACAAATCAAGACCAACCATTGAAAAAACCAGAATAATCGCAGTCAGCCAGCAACTTTTAAGAATTGATAGAGAGGATAGGTCAAAACTGTCTGCCGAGATTGAAGATAAAATCATCAATGAGATTGAAAATATAAAAGACAAAATAAACGTCTTTATCGTTTCTGATTATGGAAAAGGTGTTATTACTCAAAGAATTATGGATTTTATAAAATCTTTAAACAAACCTATCTTTGTTGACCCTAAGCCATCAAATTATCAACTTTATAAACATGCTACCATTTTAACTCCAAACAAAAAAGAAGCATACGAGAGTATAAAAGCAGATAAAAACACAGACCTTGAATTAGTTGGAAGAAAAATAATGTCGGACCTTGAATTAAACCAGCTTTTGATTACACTCGGCGGTGAAGGTATGGCATTGTTTGAGGGTGATAAAATTTTACGTATTCCAACAAAGGCTAAAAAAGTTTTTGATGTAACAGGTGCAGGAGATACAGTTATATCTGTTCTTGCTTTAGCAAGATTGGCAGGTGGAACTTGGGAAGAGTCTGCATCTTTAGCAAATACAGCAGCCGGTTATGTAGTGGGAGAAATAGGAACTGCTACAGTTTCAAGAGATATTTTGATAGACCTGATTGGTTAA
- a CDS encoding superoxide dismutase: MKVMKLQPKDHLKPKGLVGISDEQIEVHFEAHYKGYVAKYNEIQEKLASNFADRSKANQNYSEYRALKVEESFNYMGVILHELYFENLIGGGKGEPSQELRKAIEEWFGSVDNCLNEIKATGIACRGWATLSYDLYNKMLFVNGFDAHNQYGFVGSIPLIVLDVYEHAYYVDQKNKRPPYIDAFFKNLNWDVINQRFENALKVKV; encoded by the coding sequence ATGAAAGTTATGAAACTTCAACCAAAGGACCATTTAAAACCAAAAGGTCTTGTAGGAATATCGGATGAGCAAATTGAGGTTCATTTTGAAGCTCATTACAAAGGTTATGTAGCAAAATACAATGAAATTCAAGAGAAGTTAGCATCTAATTTTGCGGACAGGTCTAAGGCTAATCAAAACTACTCTGAATATAGAGCTCTTAAAGTGGAGGAAAGTTTTAACTATATGGGGGTTATTTTGCATGAGCTTTATTTTGAAAACTTAATCGGTGGTGGAAAGGGTGAGCCAAGCCAGGAGCTTAGAAAAGCTATAGAAGAGTGGTTTGGTTCGGTTGATAACTGCTTAAATGAAATTAAAGCTACAGGTATAGCATGCAGAGGTTGGGCTACTTTATCTTATGATTTATACAACAAAATGTTATTTGTAAACGGTTTTGATGCTCACAATCAATATGGGTTTGTTGGCTCTATTCCATTGATAGTTCTTGATGTATACGAACATGCTTATTATGTAGACCAAAAAAATAAAAGACCACCTTATATTGATGCATTTTTCAAAAATCTTAACTGGGATGTGATCAATCAGAGATTTGAAAATGCTTTAAAAGTAAAAGTTTAA
- a CDS encoding desulfoferrodoxin family protein — MPKVNSYVDISQIDKEAKRDFIDRHSPFVHVEGEAVKGQKLKVKVRVGNEYVHPDDFDHYIAYVQLWDGDTLLGQATFTPGSLGNKPNQAEVDFYIVPTKDKLKLNAMSYCTKHGLWQSETVEIDVLSPEPATT, encoded by the coding sequence ATGCCAAAAGTTAACAGTTATGTAGACATTTCACAAATCGACAAAGAAGCTAAAAGAGATTTTATTGACAGACACTCTCCATTTGTACATGTAGAAGGTGAAGCTGTAAAAGGTCAAAAATTAAAAGTGAAAGTGAGAGTTGGAAACGAATACGTTCATCCGGATGATTTTGACCACTATATCGCTTACGTTCAATTATGGGACGGCGATACTTTACTCGGACAAGCTACATTTACACCGGGTTCTCTTGGAAACAAGCCAAACCAAGCTGAAGTAGATTTTTACATTGTTCCAACAAAAGACAAATTAAAATTAAACGCAATGAGCTACTGCACAAAGCACGGTCTATGGCAAAGTGAAACTGTTGAAATAGACGTTTTATCACCAGAACCAGCTACAACATAA
- a CDS encoding phosphoglucomutase/phosphomannomutase family protein, whose amino-acid sequence MIKFGTDGYRAIIGKDFTFEVVSKIAQAHADSLRERNGKKIIIGYDTRFMSSDYAELVAEVFSSNGFEVILSNSVCTTPALSYAVKHLKADEGVMITASHNGYKYNGYKIKGSYGGPATPEIIKSVEDKIGKNEVKTGKKDWQLFDLNNLYLNTIKSYFDYSIFKQKESKLVHDPMFATSVGMYNKLLEDTFIDVIQINHFRDPYFGFHHPEPIDKNLSLLKAKVIATEADIGIANDGDSDRIGVVAEDGEFVNTQIAYALLLLHTVRNRKTKGSVVKTVSTTYLVDRIAKKENIKLHKTPVGFKYVADIMLKEQVAFGGEESGGYGFGFHIPERDGILSGMLFLEMMMLYGKPLTEIIKDLFKEFGESYYKREDLKVEGDKGIKLVEDLKNKEIKEFAGLKVKEKDLTDGVKLIFEDDSWILFRASGTEPVLRIYVETPKLELTEKVLNEGKQLIL is encoded by the coding sequence ATGATAAAGTTTGGAACAGATGGATATAGAGCCATCATCGGAAAAGATTTCACTTTTGAAGTCGTAAGCAAAATAGCACAAGCTCATGCAGATTCTCTCAGAGAAAGAAACGGTAAAAAAATAATTATCGGATATGATACTCGTTTTATGTCTTCTGACTATGCTGAACTTGTTGCGGAAGTTTTTTCTTCCAATGGTTTTGAAGTAATTTTATCAAATTCTGTCTGTACAACACCGGCTTTATCCTACGCAGTCAAACATTTAAAAGCAGATGAAGGAGTTATGATTACAGCATCTCACAATGGGTATAAGTACAATGGATATAAAATAAAAGGCAGCTACGGTGGTCCGGCAACACCTGAGATTATAAAAAGTGTAGAAGATAAAATCGGAAAGAATGAAGTTAAAACAGGTAAAAAAGATTGGCAGCTTTTTGATTTAAACAATTTATATTTAAATACAATAAAATCTTATTTTGATTATTCAATCTTTAAACAAAAAGAGTCAAAGCTTGTCCACGACCCAATGTTTGCAACTTCCGTAGGTATGTATAATAAACTTCTTGAAGATACATTTATTGACGTAATTCAGATTAACCATTTTAGAGACCCATACTTTGGATTTCATCATCCGGAACCGATAGATAAAAATTTATCTTTGTTAAAAGCTAAGGTGATAGCTACAGAAGCAGATATTGGCATTGCAAACGATGGAGACTCTGACAGAATTGGAGTTGTTGCAGAAGATGGAGAGTTTGTAAATACCCAGATAGCATACGCTTTACTTTTACTTCACACAGTTAGAAATAGAAAAACAAAAGGCAGTGTAGTAAAAACTGTATCAACAACATATTTAGTTGACAGAATAGCAAAAAAAGAAAATATAAAACTTCATAAAACACCTGTTGGCTTTAAGTACGTAGCTGATATAATGCTGAAAGAACAAGTAGCTTTTGGTGGAGAAGAGTCCGGTGGATATGGTTTTGGATTTCACATTCCAGAAAGGGACGGTATACTCTCCGGTATGTTATTTTTAGAGATGATGATGCTTTACGGAAAGCCGCTAACAGAGATAATAAAAGACCTGTTTAAAGAATTTGGAGAATCCTACTATAAAAGAGAAGACCTAAAAGTGGAAGGAGATAAAGGTATAAAGCTTGTAGAAGATTTGAAAAATAAAGAAATAAAAGAATTTGCAGGTTTAAAAGTTAAAGAAAAAGATTTAACAGATGGTGTTAAGCTTATCTTTGAAGACGATAGTTGGATACTATTTAGAGCATCAGGAACAGAGCCAGTTTTAAGAATTTACGTAGAAACTCCAAAATTAGAGCTTACAGAAAAAGTATTAAATGAAGGAAAACAATTAATTTTATAA
- the argC gene encoding N-acetyl-gamma-glutamyl-phosphate reductase — protein sequence MKVCIAGASGYTGIELLRILELYKEIEINQITSRQYRGKALKEAFPFFNKSKYQDLIFTEEVDTASSDIYFLCLPHEPSLELVKTLYENNKIIIDLSAAYRIKNKEAYPEYYGFEHRFPELLEVAVYGLAEIFRNDIKSAKIIANPGCYPTATILGLYPLAKEGKIQDDTIIVNALSGISGAGRHLKEDFMYPESFSNAYAYNITKHRHTPEMEDVIKRISDKDIKVRFTPHIIPVSRGMLSTITVKTDISKKQLRDLYFDYYDKEYFIRLQDRPVRIKEVLGTNFCDIFVDKDEKTGYAVITSAIDNLSKGASSQAVQNMNIILGFEESYNLKNLPIYP from the coding sequence ATGAAAGTTTGTATTGCTGGAGCTTCTGGATATACTGGAATAGAACTTTTAAGAATTTTAGAATTATACAAAGAAATTGAAATAAATCAAATAACGTCAAGACAATACAGGGGGAAGGCTTTAAAAGAAGCTTTCCCATTCTTTAACAAATCAAAATATCAAGATTTAATCTTTACTGAAGAAGTAGATACAGCTTCGTCTGATATTTATTTCCTATGCTTACCACATGAACCTTCCTTAGAACTTGTAAAAACGCTCTATGAAAATAACAAAATCATTATAGACTTATCTGCAGCATACAGAATAAAAAATAAAGAAGCATATCCTGAATACTACGGCTTTGAGCATAGATTTCCGGAACTTTTAGAAGTAGCGGTTTATGGACTTGCTGAAATATTTAGAAATGATATAAAATCTGCAAAAATAATAGCAAATCCTGGCTGCTATCCAACTGCCACAATTCTTGGCTTATATCCTCTGGCTAAAGAGGGTAAAATTCAAGATGATACAATCATTGTAAATGCTTTATCCGGAATTTCCGGGGCCGGAAGACATTTAAAAGAAGATTTTATGTATCCAGAAAGCTTTTCAAACGCGTATGCTTACAACATCACAAAACACAGACACACTCCTGAAATGGAGGACGTTATAAAAAGAATTTCAGATAAAGATATAAAAGTCAGATTTACCCCTCACATAATCCCGGTTTCAAGAGGAATGCTTTCTACCATCACAGTTAAAACCGACATATCAAAAAAACAGTTAAGAGATTTGTATTTTGATTACTACGATAAAGAATACTTTATAAGACTCCAAGATAGACCTGTTAGAATTAAAGAGGTTCTTGGGACAAATTTCTGTGATATTTTTGTAGATAAAGACGAGAAGACAGGTTATGCAGTAATTACCTCTGCAATAGATAATCTTAGCAAAGGTGCTTCTTCTCAAGCTGTTCAAAATATGAATATAATCCTTGGATTTGAAGAAAGTTACAACCTAAAAAATCTACCAATCTATCCATGA
- the tgt gene encoding tRNA guanosine(34) transglycosylase Tgt, with translation MFKFELLKEDGNARLGKIYTPHGEIDTPIFMPVGTQGTVKAITMKHLEEINAQIILGNTYHLYLRPGLEVLKKFGGLHNFSSWQKPILTDSGGFQVFSLAVGKEKEGKQKAQVVITEEGVKFKSHLDGSWHFFTPEFVVEIQEIIGSDIMMPLDECPPYPSSHQYALESLKRTIRWLERSKKAKKNPNQALFGIIQGSTYEDLRRESTLRTIELDMDGYSIGGLSVGEPKEYMYAMTEVVAPLLPKDKPRYLMGVGTPEDLLESVDRGIDMFDCVMPTRNGRNGTLFTHFGKINIKSAKYKLDETSVDPLCDCYTCKNFSKGYLRHLYNAEEITAYILGTIHNLRFYLRLMEDIREAIKENRFKQFKKEFLERYNGQSI, from the coding sequence CTGTTTAAGTTTGAGCTTTTAAAAGAAGATGGTAATGCAAGACTTGGAAAGATATACACACCTCACGGAGAGATAGATACACCTATCTTTATGCCGGTTGGTACCCAAGGAACAGTCAAAGCTATAACTATGAAACATCTTGAAGAGATAAACGCACAGATAATTCTTGGGAATACATACCATTTATATTTAAGACCGGGTCTTGAAGTTTTAAAGAAATTCGGCGGACTTCATAATTTTTCATCTTGGCAAAAACCGATTTTAACAGACAGTGGAGGGTTTCAGGTTTTTTCCTTGGCAGTCGGAAAGGAGAAAGAAGGTAAACAAAAGGCACAGGTTGTAATTACAGAAGAAGGCGTAAAGTTTAAATCTCATTTAGATGGCTCATGGCATTTTTTCACACCGGAGTTTGTCGTCGAAATTCAAGAAATAATCGGCAGTGATATTATGATGCCTTTAGATGAATGCCCACCTTATCCTTCCAGCCATCAGTACGCTTTAGAAAGTCTTAAAAGAACTATTAGATGGCTTGAAAGGTCAAAAAAAGCAAAGAAAAATCCAAATCAAGCATTATTTGGAATAATTCAAGGGTCAACTTACGAAGATTTAAGAAGAGAAAGCACACTTAGGACTATAGAGCTTGATATGGATGGATACTCTATCGGTGGTCTATCTGTTGGTGAGCCAAAAGAATATATGTATGCAATGACCGAGGTAGTCGCGCCACTTCTTCCAAAAGACAAGCCAAGATACCTAATGGGTGTTGGAACTCCGGAGGATTTGCTTGAAAGTGTAGATAGAGGCATTGATATGTTTGACTGTGTAATGCCTACCAGAAATGGCAGGAACGGAACGCTCTTTACTCATTTTGGAAAAATCAACATAAAATCAGCAAAATACAAACTTGACGAAACATCAGTAGACCCATTATGTGATTGTTATACATGTAAAAATTTTTCAAAAGGGTATCTAAGACATCTTTACAATGCTGAAGAGATAACAGCATACATACTTGGAACTATCCATAATTTAAGATTTTATCTCAGGCTTATGGAAGATATAAGAGAAGCTATAAAAGAAAATAGATTTAAACAGTTTAAAAAAGAGTTTTTAGAAAGGTATAATGGGCAGTCCATCTAA